The Brevinematales bacterium sequence TCCCCGCGCGGGATTATTATTAACGACTGCTATAACGCGAACCCCTCTTCGATGATCGCGGGACTCCGGTTACTGGGGGCGAGCTCACGCGGCGGGCGGCGGATCGCGGTGCTTTCCGATATGCTCGAGCTCGGTCGAAAGTCCGGGTACTATCATAAGATGGTGGGCGATTTTATTGTGAAGAACAAGTCCGCCGACCTGATATTCGGTTACGGCGAACATACCCGTGAGCTCATCCAGACTGTCGAAAAGGCCGGTATATCCGCGAAATGGTTCGAGAATAAGGATAAACTTACCGATGCGGCGCGCTCTGAGATGAAGAGCGGGGATGTCACTCTCGTGAAGGCGTCCCACGGGATGGGGCTCGACTCGGTCGTGCTCGCGCTGATGGGGGAATAGTATGGAACAGGGGATGAAGGATAAACTTTTCCGTTATTTTAATAAAAAGGATATTTTCTGCAGCCGGAACGGTATCGAATTGGTCGATATCGGCGAAGGCTACGCCAAGGTAAAAATGACCGTAACCGATGCGCACTACAATAGTATCAATACCGTGCACGGCGGGGCGCTTTTCGCGTTGGCCGACCTCGCGTTCGCCGCGGCGTCGAACTCCCACGGGACGGTCGCGGTCGGGATTCATACCGATATGTCGTTTGTTAAGGCCGCGTCGTCCGGCGTGCTTTTTGCCGAGGCGCGCGAGCTTTCTATTAATCCGAAAATCGCCACATATT is a genomic window containing:
- a CDS encoding hotdog fold thioesterase → MKDKLFRYFNKKDIFCSRNGIELVDIGEGYAKVKMTVTDAHYNSINTVHGGALFALADLAFAAASNSHGTVAVGIHTDMSFVKAASSGVLFAEARELSINPKIATYSVTITDESGENVALFNGMVYRKRDSLQLED